From the genome of Labedella gwakjiensis:
TGTGAACTCCGTCGCCGCGGAGCGCGATGCGGGCGGCGTTCACCGCGGTGTTGCTCGCGATCGCGTTCCGCTCGATGCAGGGGATCTGGACGAGACCGCCGACCGGGTCGCACGTGAGACCGAGGTTGTGCTCGATCCCGATCTCGGCCGCGTTCTCCACCTGCGCCGGCGTGCCGCCGAGCACCTCGCACAGTCCGCCGGCGGCCATGGAGCACGCGGACCCCACTTCGCCCTGGCACCCCACCTCGGCACCCGAGATCGATGCGTTCTCCTTGAAGAGGATGCCGACGGCCGCCGCGGCGAGAAGGAACCGCACGACACCGTCGTCGTCCGCACCGCGTACGAACCGCGTGTAGTAGTGCAGCACGGCCGGCACGATCCCGGCTGCCCCGTTCGTGGGTGCGGTGACGATGCGCCCACCCGACGCGTTCTCCTCGTTGACGGCGAGAGCGAACAGGTTCACCCACTCCATCGGGTTCGGTTCGCCATCCGCGGCCTCGGTCGACAGCTGGTGGAAGAGTCGGGGCGCGCGCCGCGGCACCCGAAGCCCACCGGGCAGCGTCGTCTCGGTGGTGGTGCAACCCGCCGCCACGCAGTCCTGCATCGTCTTCCAGATGGAGAGAAGACCCGCGCGCACCTCCTCCTCGCTGCGCCACGTGAGCTCGTTCGCGAGCATGACGTCGCTGATGGACAGGCCGGAACGCGCGCAGTGCTGGAGCAGATCCGCGCCTGTCGTGAACGGGTAGGGCACATCGTCGTCGCGCACGACCACACGATCGGCGCCCACGGCCGCCTCGTCGACGACGAACCCTCCGCCGACGGAGTAGAAGATGCGTTCGCGGAGAAGCGCTCCGTCCGCGTCCCACACGGCGAAGCTCATGCCGTTGGGGTGAGCCGGAAGGGATCTCCGCCGGTGCATGACCAGGTCGTCCTCGCCGAACGGGATCCGGTGACCGCCGAGGAGCGTGATCGCTCCGTCGGCACGGACCGCCGCAGCCCGCTCGTCCGCCGTGCGGGTCTCGACGGTCTCGGGCTCCTCGCCTTCGAGGCCGAGGAGCACGGCTTTCTCCGAACCGTGGCCGTGACCCGTGGCACCGAGCGAGCCGAACAGCTCGGCGCGGATACGCGCGCACTGCTCCAGCAGGCCGTCGTCTCCGAGACCGACGACGAAACGCCTGGCCGCTCGCATCGGCCCGACCGTGTGCGAGGACGACGGCCCGATCCCGACGCTGAACAGGTCGAACACACTCAACACCATGGTCGCGACTCCGAGCCGGACGGCCTCTCCGTCATCCCCTCCAGGGTAGGTGATCCCCCGCTACTGGCAGACGGCCACATCGGCGGACTGCTGCTGCATCTGCTCGGCCGACCACGGGAGCGACGGCTCCGGCACCGTGTTGTCGCCAGAGGCGGCAGCGGTGGAGGCATAGGAGGCCAACTCGAGGGCGAGCGCGCTGACGAGCTGCGTGCGCGCCGTCGACGCGTTGAGCATCACGACGACCGTGAGGCCCGTGGTCGGGTCGCTGAAGGCGGCTGTCGCGAATCCGGGGATGTCGCCGAACTGTCCGCGCATCGTGCCGTACTGGTATCCGCCGAAGCCGTAGCTCTGCCAGGTGGGGGTGTCACCACCGAGCGGCACCGTCTCCCACTGCTTCGTGGCCGTCGCATCGGAGAACGGGGCTCCCGACGCGAACGCCTGCGCGAATCGACGCAGGTCGTCTGCCGTCGTCACCACTCCGCCGGCCGCCCCGAGCATGGACGGGGAGAGCTCGCTGACGTCACGAGGCGCCGCGCAGTCGCCCCCTACGACCTGGTAGCCGTGCGGAGCGGGGGCGGGGAGCGTCGTGGTCGACGCGGACGGGAACCGCGACTCGCTCATACCGATCGGATCGAAGACGTACTGGTTGTAGAGGTTCGAGAGCGACGTACCGCCGATGCGCTCGAGCGCCATCCCGAGCAGCACGTAGCCCGTGTCGTTGCCCGCGTACGCCGAGCCCGGAGCGGCGTCGCCCGAGCGGGCGATGCCGTCGGAGACGAGCTCCTCGTCGACCCAGGGCCTCGTGGGGTTGTTCACGAAGTCGTTCTGGAAGGTGGCGCGGAAATTGCCGAGTCCCGACGTGCTCTGGCACAACTGCCCCAGAGTGATCCCCTCGATTCCCACCGTACCGACGTAGTCGCTCACCGGGTCGTCGAGGGCCACGCGGCCGTCGTCCACGAGCCCGAGGAGGACGGTGCAGGTCATGGCCTTGGTGGTCGCCGCGGCGCGGAAGTGCATGTCGGTGGTCATCGGCTCGTCGCCGCCCACCTCCGTCGTGCCGTACGCCTCGAGGTGGAAGCCGGACCAGGGAGCCCAGACCCCCACGATCGCGCCGGGAGCCGCCGCGAGGCCCATCGCACGCGTCACCGCGTCGTCGATCTGCGTTGTGACGTCGCTCGGCAGGGCCGAATCGGCCTGCGACGGGAGCTCGACCGAGGACGAGCGATCGTCCGAGCATCCGGCGAGCACGAGAAGTGCCATTGCGACGGTGGCCGCCACAAGGCGCCGTCCGACTGTGGATCCGACTCGCACGTTGCCTCTTCCCCCGCTTGACTACCCGCACGATTCTACCGGCGGCCCGGCCCTCGAACCGGTGTCGTGACCGCACTGTTAGCTCACGCTATGATCCGCGACGCGCCGACCGAGGATGCTATCCCACCGTGGTCCCGCCCGAGTAGGGGACACCGCAATGGGGAGCGGACTGCCAGGATCGACCAAACCGGCGTACGTCGGCTCACGAACATCAGTCAGCACCACGACACACCGTCGGCACGCACCACAGCACCACCCCCGCGTTCATCCGGACGCGGCCGCACCACGGAGGAAACACCATGCGCACATCAGTGAATCGACTCGTCGCCACCGTCTTCGGCGCGGTCTACCTGCTCGTCGGAATCCTCGGTTTCACCGTGAGCGGTGAAGCCGGTTTCATCGCGACCGACGGCGGGCTCCTCCTCGGCCTCTTCGAGGTGAACCCCCTGCACAACATCGCGCACCTCCTGATCGGGTCGGCTCTCCTCATCGGCGGGCTCTCCGGGGTCGCGGCGGCGAAGACGGTCAACGCGACCGTCGGCGTCATCTACCTCCTGCTCGGAATCGTCG
Proteins encoded in this window:
- a CDS encoding L-serine ammonia-lyase yields the protein MVLSVFDLFSVGIGPSSSHTVGPMRAARRFVVGLGDDGLLEQCARIRAELFGSLGATGHGHGSEKAVLLGLEGEEPETVETRTADERAAAVRADGAITLLGGHRIPFGEDDLVMHRRRSLPAHPNGMSFAVWDADGALLRERIFYSVGGGFVVDEAAVGADRVVVRDDDVPYPFTTGADLLQHCARSGLSISDVMLANELTWRSEEEVRAGLLSIWKTMQDCVAAGCTTTETTLPGGLRVPRRAPRLFHQLSTEAADGEPNPMEWVNLFALAVNEENASGGRIVTAPTNGAAGIVPAVLHYYTRFVRGADDDGVVRFLLAAAAVGILFKENASISGAEVGCQGEVGSACSMAAGGLCEVLGGTPAQVENAAEIGIEHNLGLTCDPVGGLVQIPCIERNAIASNTAVNAARIALRGDGVHKVSLDKAIKTMRETGADMKVKYKETSRGGLAVNVIEC
- a CDS encoding serine hydrolase domain-containing protein; translated protein: MALLVLAGCSDDRSSSVELPSQADSALPSDVTTQIDDAVTRAMGLAAAPGAIVGVWAPWSGFHLEAYGTTEVGGDEPMTTDMHFRAAATTKAMTCTVLLGLVDDGRVALDDPVSDYVGTVGIEGITLGQLCQSTSGLGNFRATFQNDFVNNPTRPWVDEELVSDGIARSGDAAPGSAYAGNDTGYVLLGMALERIGGTSLSNLYNQYVFDPIGMSESRFPSASTTTLPAPAPHGYQVVGGDCAAPRDVSELSPSMLGAAGGVVTTADDLRRFAQAFASGAPFSDATATKQWETVPLGGDTPTWQSYGFGGYQYGTMRGQFGDIPGFATAAFSDPTTGLTVVVMLNASTARTQLVSALALELASYASTAAASGDNTVPEPSLPWSAEQMQQQSADVAVCQ
- a CDS encoding DUF4383 domain-containing protein; the encoded protein is MRTSVNRLVATVFGAVYLLVGILGFTVSGEAGFIATDGGLLLGLFEVNPLHNIAHLLIGSALLIGGLSGVAAAKTVNATVGVIYLLLGIVGFFLVGTALNILALNTPDHFLHLGSAIILLGAGLGADKRAGSPRTAAA